In Streptomyces sclerotialus, one genomic interval encodes:
- a CDS encoding ABC transporter substrate-binding protein, with protein sequence MVSTTVSPSRRSPRSVAAAAVLAALALAATACGSSDQSAKTGGSGESGTTRVTDATGAKVQVPAAPKRVVALSEMDLDSALALGVKPVGLTAGRGQKGAPAYLADQAEGIPVVGAVTGPDIEKVVQAKPDVILAGQLADQQVLQQLKKIAPTVVTVDGTKSWKKSLALTGTVLGKANEAEKFLSSYDGKVAALKKDLGSEAGAEVSVARYSAKGTAVMQQGVFISDVLKDLGFGRPGIQNEKGEGHSSPISDENLQEIDGDWLFIGTLSSAGPDKGLLDELAGKPAYKELKAVRDHHATVIDGSKWTSLGGAQAAVSVLGDIRKAMVK encoded by the coding sequence CTGGTGTCGACTACCGTCTCGCCCTCCCGCAGATCCCCGCGCTCCGTCGCCGCGGCCGCCGTGCTCGCCGCCCTCGCGCTGGCAGCCACCGCCTGCGGCTCCTCGGACCAGAGCGCGAAAACGGGCGGCTCCGGCGAAAGCGGCACCACCCGGGTCACCGACGCGACCGGCGCGAAGGTGCAGGTGCCGGCCGCCCCGAAGCGGGTCGTGGCGCTCAGTGAGATGGACCTGGACTCCGCGCTCGCCCTCGGCGTCAAGCCCGTCGGACTCACCGCGGGCCGCGGCCAGAAGGGCGCCCCCGCCTACCTTGCCGACCAGGCCGAGGGCATCCCCGTGGTCGGCGCGGTCACCGGCCCGGACATCGAGAAGGTCGTCCAGGCGAAGCCGGACGTCATCCTGGCCGGCCAGCTCGCCGACCAGCAGGTGCTCCAGCAGCTCAAGAAGATCGCCCCCACCGTCGTCACGGTGGACGGCACCAAGAGCTGGAAGAAGTCCCTCGCACTCACCGGCACGGTGCTCGGCAAGGCCAACGAGGCGGAGAAGTTCCTCAGTTCGTACGACGGCAAGGTCGCCGCGCTGAAGAAGGACCTCGGGTCCGAAGCGGGCGCCGAGGTGTCGGTGGCCCGCTACTCCGCCAAGGGCACGGCCGTCATGCAGCAGGGCGTGTTCATCAGCGACGTGCTGAAGGACCTGGGCTTCGGGCGGCCCGGCATCCAGAACGAGAAGGGCGAGGGCCACTCCTCCCCGATCAGCGACGAGAACCTCCAGGAGATCGACGGGGACTGGCTGTTCATCGGCACCCTCTCCTCGGCCGGACCGGACAAGGGCCTCCTGGACGAGCTGGCCGGGAAGCCCGCCTACAAGGAGCTGAAGGCCGTACGGGACCACCACGCCACCGTCATCGACGGCTCCAAGTGGACCAGCCTGGGCGGCGCCCAGGCCGCCGTCTCCGTGCTCGGCGACATCCGGAAGGCGATGGTCAAGTGA
- a CDS encoding RNA polymerase sigma factor — protein sequence MRRRIRAGDRQAFADLYEEHARAVYNHALRLTGDWSNAEEIMSDTFLAAWTTRERLNPDGGSLRAWLLGIATNKAHNAHRSLRRRLAFLARAPAPPPVDDFAEEAAGRIDDARRLAAVHAALHRLRRPEREVLALCVWSGLDYAQAAQALDIPVGTVRSRLSRARDRLSRLSRLSEENGKDTEPRRVRGEVRSRAAFVALPAEEETP from the coding sequence CTGCGCCGGCGGATCCGGGCCGGGGACCGTCAGGCGTTCGCCGACCTGTACGAGGAGCACGCGCGGGCGGTCTACAACCATGCCCTGCGGCTGACCGGCGACTGGTCGAACGCCGAGGAGATCATGTCCGACACCTTCCTGGCCGCCTGGACCACCCGCGAGCGGCTGAACCCGGACGGTGGTTCGCTCCGAGCCTGGCTCCTGGGCATCGCGACGAACAAGGCCCACAACGCCCACCGCAGCCTGCGCCGCCGGCTCGCCTTCCTCGCCCGCGCCCCGGCGCCGCCCCCGGTGGACGACTTCGCCGAGGAAGCGGCCGGCCGCATCGACGACGCCCGCCGGCTCGCCGCGGTCCACGCGGCGCTGCACCGGCTGCGCCGGCCGGAACGTGAGGTGCTGGCCCTGTGCGTGTGGTCGGGGCTGGACTACGCGCAGGCAGCGCAGGCCCTGGACATCCCCGTCGGCACGGTGCGGTCCCGCCTGTCGCGCGCCCGCGACCGGCTCAGCCGGCTCAGCCGGCTCAGCGAGGAGAACGGGAAAGACACGGAACCGCGGCGGGTCCGCGGAGAGGTAAGAAGCAGGGCCGCGTTCGTGGCCCTGCCCGCCGAGGAGGAAACCCCGTGA
- a CDS encoding phosphopantetheine-binding protein, with protein MALTLEQIRSDVADSLGEDPADIPYDENLVDHGLDSVRIMALLERWRRDHGVQAAFADLAEQPAIEAWAPLLGAA; from the coding sequence ATGGCGCTCACCCTGGAGCAGATCCGCAGCGACGTCGCCGACTCCCTCGGCGAGGATCCCGCTGACATCCCCTACGACGAGAACCTGGTCGACCACGGCCTGGACTCGGTACGCATCATGGCCCTGCTGGAGCGCTGGCGCCGCGACCACGGCGTCCAGGCGGCCTTCGCCGACCTCGCCGAGCAGCCCGCCATCGAGGCGTGGGCACCGCTGCTGGGGGCCGCATGA
- a CDS encoding FecCD family ABC transporter permease: MWKVQEIRGRTTGSRNVRHPSPEARRASWAAAGLVVVFLGLALLSLLIGTGNSSPARAWGYLTGDPAARADTQLRLALLDVRLPRTLAAVLVGVCLGTSGCLLQAATRNPLAETGLLGVNSGAAFAVVLGLTFFGVTSSAALLVWALVGGMAASAVVLLLAASGRAAGSPLRLVLAGSALGATFHGLTAYVLLGTQSTFDTYRYWTIGSLAGVEISDLLPLLPLAAAGLLAALGCARPLSALGLGDDSARSLGHHPGRIRLVVAGAVSLLVGCAVAVAGPIAFLGLLAPYAARAVAGARMAVQLALSALIAADIMLLADILARVVIRPWETPVSVLLAFVGGPLLIWIARSSRLSTAGASA, encoded by the coding sequence ATGTGGAAAGTGCAAGAAATCCGGGGTCGGACCACGGGAAGCCGAAATGTCCGGCACCCGTCGCCCGAAGCGAGACGCGCGTCGTGGGCCGCCGCCGGACTCGTCGTCGTCTTCCTCGGGCTCGCACTGCTGTCCCTCCTCATCGGGACGGGCAACAGCTCCCCGGCCCGGGCCTGGGGGTACCTGACCGGCGACCCCGCGGCCCGCGCCGACACCCAACTGCGCCTCGCGCTCCTGGACGTACGCCTGCCGCGCACCCTCGCCGCCGTCCTGGTCGGGGTCTGCCTCGGCACGTCCGGCTGCCTGCTCCAGGCCGCGACCCGCAACCCCCTCGCGGAGACCGGACTGCTCGGCGTCAACTCCGGTGCCGCCTTCGCGGTCGTCCTCGGACTCACCTTCTTCGGCGTCACGTCGTCGGCCGCACTGCTGGTCTGGGCACTCGTCGGCGGTATGGCCGCCAGCGCCGTCGTCCTCCTGCTCGCGGCCTCCGGACGCGCCGCCGGATCACCACTGCGGCTCGTCCTCGCCGGTTCCGCGCTGGGCGCCACCTTCCACGGCCTCACCGCGTACGTCCTCCTCGGTACGCAGTCGACCTTCGACACGTACCGGTACTGGACGATCGGCTCGCTCGCCGGAGTCGAGATCTCCGACCTCCTGCCGCTCCTGCCGCTCGCCGCCGCCGGCCTGCTGGCCGCACTCGGCTGCGCACGGCCGCTGTCGGCACTGGGCCTCGGCGACGACAGCGCCCGCTCGCTCGGCCACCACCCGGGCCGGATCCGCCTGGTGGTGGCCGGGGCCGTGTCGCTGCTGGTCGGCTGCGCGGTCGCCGTCGCCGGGCCCATCGCCTTCCTCGGACTGCTCGCCCCCTACGCCGCGCGCGCCGTGGCCGGGGCCCGCATGGCCGTACAACTGGCCCTCTCCGCGCTGATCGCGGCGGACATCATGCTCCTCGCCGACATCCTCGCCCGCGTCGTCATCCGGCCCTGGGAGACCCCGGTCAGCGTGCTGCTCGCCTTCGTCGGCGGGCCGCTCCTCATCTGGATCGCCCGCTCGTCCCGCCTCTCCACCGCGGGAGCCTCGGCATGA
- a CDS encoding ABC transporter ATP-binding protein — MHSGYPGRPVVHDVDLTVPAGHVTAVVGPNGCGKSTLLRTLARLHKPASGTVLAAGDDIWGLSRRQAAHRVALLPQSPRAPEAVTVAGLVRYGRHPHQGLLRQWSREDEDAVRAALAATGTTELAGERVDRLSGGQRQRCWLAMVLAQHTPVILLDEPTSALDLGHVVDVLELVREVAAAGRTVVMVQHDLAAAARYADTLVAMKDGRVLAQGAPRDVVDEALIKDVYALDADILRAPGDGSPVVVPRARSGAAP, encoded by the coding sequence CTGCACTCCGGTTACCCCGGCCGCCCCGTCGTCCACGACGTCGACCTCACGGTGCCCGCCGGCCACGTCACCGCCGTCGTCGGCCCCAACGGCTGCGGGAAGTCCACCCTGCTCCGCACCCTCGCCCGCCTGCACAAGCCCGCGTCCGGTACGGTCCTGGCGGCCGGCGACGACATCTGGGGACTGAGCCGGCGGCAGGCCGCGCACCGGGTCGCCCTGCTGCCGCAGTCGCCGCGCGCCCCCGAGGCCGTCACCGTGGCCGGGCTCGTCCGCTACGGCCGCCACCCCCACCAAGGGCTGCTGCGGCAGTGGTCGCGCGAGGACGAGGACGCCGTACGCGCGGCACTGGCGGCCACCGGCACCACCGAACTGGCCGGCGAACGCGTCGACCGGCTCTCCGGCGGCCAGCGCCAGCGCTGCTGGCTCGCGATGGTCCTCGCCCAGCACACCCCCGTCATCCTGCTCGACGAGCCGACCAGCGCCCTCGACCTGGGCCACGTCGTCGACGTACTGGAACTGGTCCGCGAGGTCGCGGCCGCGGGCCGTACCGTCGTCATGGTCCAGCACGACCTGGCCGCCGCGGCCCGCTACGCCGACACGCTCGTCGCCATGAAGGACGGCCGTGTGCTCGCCCAGGGCGCGCCCCGGGACGTCGTCGACGAGGCGCTGATCAAGGACGTCTACGCGCTGGACGCGGACATCCTGCGGGCCCCCGGTGACGGCTCACCGGTCGTGGTTCCCCGCGCCCGCTCAGGAGCGGCTCCGTGA
- a CDS encoding 2,3-dihydro-2,3-dihydroxybenzoate dehydrogenase, which yields MSADQELAGRFALVTGAGRGIGRAVVEVLAGRGARVLATDLSAGDVRTLAKDLGDQVVARRLDVTDAAAVEELVAEAESTLGALDIAVNVAGVLRQSDVVATTDADWAATFAVNTDGVFHVSRAVARRMGGRGRGSIVTVASNAAGIPRAGMSAYAASKAATVMFTKCLGLELASRGIRCNTVSPGSTLTDMQRSMWTSGDEEAAARRVIEGDLATHRTGIPLGRIADPADIAEAVAFLASDRARHITMHDLYVDGGATLRA from the coding sequence GTGAGCGCCGACCAGGAGCTCGCCGGGCGGTTCGCACTCGTCACGGGCGCGGGCCGGGGCATCGGCCGCGCGGTCGTGGAGGTGCTCGCCGGGCGCGGCGCCCGCGTCCTCGCCACCGACCTGTCCGCCGGGGACGTCCGGACGCTCGCGAAGGACCTCGGCGACCAGGTCGTGGCCCGCCGGCTGGACGTCACCGACGCCGCGGCCGTCGAGGAACTCGTCGCCGAGGCCGAAAGCACCCTGGGGGCACTGGACATCGCGGTCAACGTCGCCGGCGTCCTGCGGCAGTCCGACGTCGTGGCCACCACCGACGCGGACTGGGCCGCCACCTTCGCCGTCAACACCGACGGGGTGTTCCACGTCTCGCGCGCGGTCGCCCGCCGGATGGGCGGGCGGGGCCGCGGCAGCATCGTCACCGTCGCCTCGAACGCGGCCGGGATCCCGCGCGCCGGCATGTCCGCCTACGCCGCGTCCAAGGCGGCGACCGTGATGTTCACCAAGTGCCTCGGCCTGGAGCTCGCCTCCCGCGGCATCCGCTGCAACACCGTCTCCCCCGGCTCGACCCTCACCGACATGCAACGCAGCATGTGGACCTCCGGCGACGAGGAGGCCGCCGCACGACGGGTGATCGAGGGAGACCTCGCCACCCACCGCACGGGCATCCCGCTCGGCCGCATCGCCGACCCCGCCGACATCGCGGAGGCGGTCGCCTTCCTCGCCTCCGACCGGGCCCGCCACATCACCATGCACGACCTGTACGTCGACGGTGGCGCCACCCTCCGGGCCTGA
- a CDS encoding (2,3-dihydroxybenzoyl)adenylate synthase: protein MSTTGTAAPPPLATTPGLDAPTWPAEFAARYRAAGYWRGETFGGVLRERAAAHPDRVALVDPAPERRTWTYRELDESADRLAAGFLARGISKGDRVVVQLPNVGEFIEVVFALFRIGALPVYALPAHRETEIAHFCSFTEAVAYVIPDRHAGFDHRELAAKIKERTPALRHVFVVGDPGEHTALSEVPCDPAGPPAGPEPHELAFLQLSGGTTGVSKLIPRTHDDYMYSLWGSNEICGVDAGTRFLVVLPAAHNFPMSSPGWLGALYAGATVVLCPRPDPATAFPLIERERITMTGMVPPLALVWTDAAPQTEHDLSSLELVLVGGAKYSEAAARRLEPALGCRLMQVFGMAEGLVNYTRLDDDYETIVTTQGLPISPDDEIRIVDDAGQDVPDGEFGHLLTRGPYTIRGYWRAPEHNARTFTEDGFYRTGDIVRRTATGHLVVEGRAKDQINRGGEKIAPEEVENVILGHPAVHDVSVVAVADAYLGERSLAYVILRDGAAPLKPVAVKRYVRERGLAAYKVPDLVEFVDAFPRTGVGKVSKKGLRSSAATPTADSDR, encoded by the coding sequence GTGAGCACCACCGGAACCGCCGCCCCGCCGCCCCTGGCGACCACACCTGGCCTGGACGCGCCCACCTGGCCCGCCGAGTTCGCCGCGCGCTACCGCGCCGCCGGGTACTGGCGCGGGGAGACGTTCGGCGGCGTACTGCGCGAGCGCGCCGCGGCCCACCCCGACCGTGTCGCCCTGGTCGACCCCGCCCCCGAGCGCCGCACCTGGACGTACCGGGAGCTGGACGAGAGCGCCGACCGGCTCGCCGCCGGGTTCCTCGCGCGCGGCATCTCCAAGGGCGACCGGGTCGTCGTGCAGCTGCCCAACGTCGGGGAGTTCATCGAGGTCGTCTTCGCGCTGTTCCGGATCGGCGCGCTGCCGGTCTACGCGCTGCCGGCCCACCGGGAGACGGAGATCGCGCACTTCTGCTCCTTCACCGAGGCCGTCGCCTACGTCATCCCCGACCGGCACGCCGGGTTCGACCACCGCGAACTGGCGGCGAAGATCAAGGAGCGCACTCCCGCCCTGCGGCACGTGTTCGTCGTCGGGGATCCGGGCGAGCACACCGCGCTGTCCGAGGTCCCGTGCGACCCGGCCGGGCCGCCCGCCGGGCCCGAGCCGCACGAGCTGGCGTTCCTCCAGCTGTCCGGCGGTACGACCGGCGTGTCCAAGCTCATTCCGCGCACCCACGACGACTACATGTACTCGCTGTGGGGCTCCAACGAGATCTGCGGCGTCGACGCCGGCACCCGCTTCCTCGTCGTACTGCCCGCCGCACACAACTTCCCCATGAGCTCCCCGGGCTGGCTGGGCGCGCTGTACGCCGGTGCCACGGTCGTCCTGTGCCCGCGGCCCGACCCCGCGACGGCCTTCCCCCTCATCGAGCGGGAGCGGATCACCATGACCGGCATGGTGCCGCCGCTCGCCCTGGTGTGGACGGACGCCGCGCCGCAGACGGAACACGACCTGTCCAGCCTGGAGCTGGTGCTGGTCGGCGGCGCCAAGTACAGCGAGGCGGCGGCGCGGCGGCTGGAGCCTGCGCTGGGCTGCCGGCTGATGCAGGTCTTCGGGATGGCCGAGGGGCTCGTCAACTACACCCGGCTGGACGACGACTACGAGACGATCGTCACCACCCAGGGCCTGCCGATCTCCCCGGACGACGAGATCCGCATCGTCGACGACGCCGGACAGGACGTCCCCGACGGCGAGTTCGGGCATCTGCTGACCCGGGGCCCGTACACGATCCGCGGGTACTGGCGCGCTCCCGAGCACAACGCGCGGACCTTCACCGAGGACGGCTTCTACCGCACCGGCGACATCGTGCGCCGCACCGCGACCGGTCACCTCGTCGTCGAGGGCCGGGCCAAGGACCAGATCAACCGGGGCGGGGAGAAGATCGCGCCGGAGGAGGTCGAGAACGTCATCCTCGGCCACCCCGCCGTGCACGACGTGTCCGTCGTCGCGGTGGCCGACGCGTACCTCGGTGAACGCTCCCTCGCGTACGTGATCCTGCGCGACGGCGCCGCGCCGCTGAAGCCCGTCGCCGTCAAGCGGTACGTCCGCGAGCGCGGCCTCGCCGCCTACAAGGTCCCCGACCTCGTCGAGTTCGTCGACGCCTTCCCGCGGACCGGCGTCGGAAAGGTCAGCAAGAAGGGGCTGCGGTCCTCCGCCGCCACGCCCACCGCCGACTCCGACCGCTGA
- a CDS encoding FecCD family ABC transporter permease, with translation MTDVTPPDSVVLRTGTLSWLFPRRSARAAAFLVPLAAVLICCGVLASSTGMSLSQTVSGLLGTGDPGTVMIVQEFRLPRVLVGLMVGAALGVSGCLTQTLAGNRLATPDLVGVNEGATAAVVASVAGSATGMVGDWWLGPLGAVAAAAVVVLCAGGAGAAGYRVLVVGIGVSTFLGAVSDLIMSRENDNTAGGVFLWAVGSLNGRDGGVGVPLSLALLFLLPLALAVGHRLQLLRFDDDMAASLGVDLRRVRAAALAVAVALAGLAVGVGGPIAFVALAAPVLAQRLAGPTRVPVIGSALAGAALIAAADALGRVIAPVELPVGVVTSVLGGPFLLWVLFRTERTTGKA, from the coding sequence ATGACGGACGTGACCCCGCCCGACAGCGTCGTGCTGCGCACCGGCACCCTGTCGTGGCTCTTCCCCCGCCGCAGCGCACGGGCCGCCGCTTTCCTGGTGCCGCTCGCCGCCGTCCTCATCTGCTGCGGGGTGCTGGCGAGTTCGACCGGTATGAGTCTGTCGCAGACCGTTTCCGGACTGCTGGGTACGGGCGACCCCGGCACCGTGATGATCGTCCAGGAGTTCCGGCTGCCACGCGTCCTCGTCGGCCTGATGGTCGGTGCCGCGCTCGGCGTCTCCGGCTGCCTGACCCAGACCCTGGCGGGCAACCGGCTGGCCACTCCCGACCTCGTCGGCGTCAACGAGGGTGCGACCGCCGCGGTCGTCGCCTCCGTGGCCGGCTCCGCGACCGGCATGGTGGGCGACTGGTGGCTCGGCCCCCTGGGCGCCGTGGCCGCCGCCGCGGTCGTCGTGCTGTGCGCGGGCGGCGCGGGCGCGGCCGGTTACCGCGTGCTCGTGGTCGGCATCGGCGTCTCCACCTTCCTCGGCGCGGTCAGCGACCTCATCATGTCCCGCGAGAACGACAACACCGCGGGCGGCGTCTTCCTGTGGGCCGTCGGCAGCCTCAACGGGCGCGACGGAGGGGTCGGAGTGCCGCTCTCGCTCGCCCTGCTGTTCCTGCTCCCGCTCGCGCTGGCGGTCGGCCACCGGCTGCAACTCCTCCGCTTCGACGACGACATGGCGGCCTCGCTCGGCGTCGACCTGCGGCGGGTACGGGCGGCCGCACTCGCGGTGGCCGTCGCCCTGGCGGGCCTCGCCGTGGGCGTCGGCGGCCCGATCGCCTTCGTCGCCCTGGCGGCCCCCGTTCTCGCGCAGCGGCTGGCCGGCCCCACCCGGGTCCCGGTCATCGGCTCGGCCCTCGCCGGCGCCGCGCTCATCGCCGCCGCCGACGCGCTCGGCCGCGTCATCGCCCCTGTCGAACTGCCCGTCGGCGTCGTCACCAGCGTCCTCGGCGGCCCCTTCCTCCTCTGGGTCCTCTTCCGCACGGAACGGACCACCGGAAAGGCATGA
- the dhbC gene encoding isochorismate synthase DhbC: MSASLREPTALPHGPAPGAVVTPGSATALLDEYRPGTDRFLATPHRTLLGRGTAAEVPHDARPLPDRVRDVLDTRRRTGDAAPVVVGSVPFAAEAPPALAVPHAVRWAPPLREDPLVVLPAPAADDEQDQWQVRPVPEPEQYGAAVAAAVERMRAGEFDKVVLARTLELTSARELDLPAMLRRLAQRDPAGYTFAVPSGPARTLIGASPELLVARRGGRLVANPLAGSAPRSTDLAEDVRRAAALLDSPKDLHEHAVVVEAVREALAPFCRYLDVPARPTLVRTAAMWHLSTTVTGELADPGRTTALHLASALHPTPAVCGTPTDVAREVIAESEPFDRGPYTGMVGWQDADGDGEWVVTIRCAEAEGRALRLFAGAGVVAASSPEAETAETGAKFGTFLNAVGAAL, from the coding sequence ATGTCCGCCTCCTTGCGTGAACCCACCGCCCTCCCCCACGGCCCCGCACCCGGCGCCGTGGTCACCCCCGGCTCGGCGACCGCCCTGCTCGACGAGTACCGCCCGGGAACGGACCGCTTCCTCGCCACCCCGCACCGCACCCTGCTGGGCCGCGGTACGGCGGCCGAGGTACCGCACGACGCCAGACCGTTGCCCGATCGCGTGCGCGACGTCCTCGATACGCGGCGGCGGACGGGCGACGCGGCGCCCGTCGTCGTCGGATCGGTGCCCTTCGCCGCGGAAGCCCCGCCCGCACTGGCCGTGCCGCACGCGGTGCGCTGGGCACCGCCCCTGCGGGAGGACCCGCTGGTCGTGCTGCCGGCCCCGGCCGCCGACGACGAACAGGACCAGTGGCAGGTGCGGCCCGTACCGGAGCCCGAGCAGTACGGCGCGGCCGTGGCCGCCGCTGTCGAGCGGATGCGCGCCGGCGAGTTCGACAAGGTCGTACTGGCCCGCACGCTGGAACTGACGTCGGCCCGCGAGCTGGACCTGCCCGCCATGCTGCGCCGGCTCGCCCAGCGTGACCCGGCCGGCTACACCTTCGCCGTCCCCAGCGGCCCGGCCCGTACGCTCATCGGCGCCAGCCCCGAGCTGCTGGTGGCCCGCCGCGGCGGGCGGCTCGTCGCCAACCCGCTGGCGGGGTCGGCACCGCGCAGCACCGACCTGGCCGAGGACGTCCGGCGCGCGGCCGCGCTGCTGGACTCGCCGAAGGACCTGCACGAGCACGCCGTGGTCGTGGAAGCCGTGCGCGAGGCGCTCGCGCCGTTCTGCCGCTACCTGGACGTCCCCGCGCGGCCCACCCTGGTGCGTACCGCCGCCATGTGGCACCTGTCGACCACCGTCACCGGCGAACTGGCCGACCCCGGCCGCACCACGGCCCTGCACCTGGCGTCGGCGCTGCACCCCACGCCCGCAGTGTGCGGCACCCCCACCGACGTGGCCCGCGAGGTCATAGCCGAGTCCGAGCCCTTCGACCGCGGCCCGTACACCGGCATGGTGGGCTGGCAGGACGCGGACGGCGACGGCGAGTGGGTCGTGACGATCCGCTGCGCGGAGGCCGAGGGCCGTGCCCTGCGGCTGTTCGCGGGGGCCGGCGTGGTGGCCGCCTCCTCGCCGGAGGCCGAGACGGCCGAGACCGGCGCCAAGTTCGGTACCTTCCTGAACGCCGTGGGAGCCGCGCTGTGA
- a CDS encoding isochorismatase family protein, with amino-acid sequence MALPAIAPYPLPAPDELPANRVSWTVDPSRALLLVHDLQQHFLDAFPAGEQPVTGMLDNTARLLAAYRRLGVPVVHSAQRGGQTPEERGLQLDFWGPGVADDPQKLAVPDVVAPADGDIRLTKWKYSAFVRTELETLMRDSGRDQLVITGVYAHIGVLMSAADAWQRDLQAFVVADAVADFSRADHDMALRWAAGRCAVVTTTDALLKEI; translated from the coding sequence ATGGCGCTTCCCGCCATCGCCCCCTACCCGCTGCCGGCCCCCGACGAGCTGCCCGCCAACCGTGTGTCCTGGACCGTGGACCCCTCGCGCGCGCTGCTGCTGGTCCACGACCTCCAGCAGCACTTCCTCGACGCGTTCCCGGCCGGCGAGCAGCCGGTGACCGGCATGCTCGACAACACCGCACGCCTGCTCGCCGCGTACCGCCGCCTCGGCGTCCCGGTCGTCCACTCCGCCCAGCGCGGCGGCCAGACGCCCGAGGAGCGCGGCCTCCAGCTGGACTTCTGGGGCCCGGGCGTCGCGGACGACCCGCAGAAGCTGGCGGTGCCGGACGTGGTCGCGCCCGCCGACGGGGACATCCGCCTCACCAAGTGGAAGTACAGCGCCTTCGTCCGCACCGAACTGGAGACGCTGATGCGCGACTCCGGGCGCGACCAGCTGGTGATCACCGGCGTCTACGCGCACATCGGCGTGCTGATGAGCGCCGCCGACGCGTGGCAGCGGGACCTCCAGGCGTTCGTCGTCGCCGACGCCGTCGCCGACTTCTCCCGTGCCGACCACGACATGGCCCTGCGCTGGGCCGCCGGCCGCTGCGCCGTCGTGACCACCACCGACGCCCTTCTGAAGGAGATCTGA
- a CDS encoding TetR/AcrR family transcriptional regulator, with the protein MVRGAARSGRGEGTREALLTVAERMFAEHGVFAVSNRQVSEAAGQGNNAAVGYHFGTKTDLLRAIVRKHARRIDELRQAMLAETGGSEDVRDWVACLVRPNTEHLAELAGPTWFARFAAQVMTDPVLREIMIDETFGPTVQQTLDGLNRCLPDLPLPVRIERGEMARQLLVHTLAERERALADNTQATPSTWSEYASGLIDAITAVWLAPVTPRTSRSRS; encoded by the coding sequence ATGGTCCGCGGAGCGGCCCGGTCCGGGCGGGGCGAGGGAACCAGAGAGGCCCTCCTCACCGTCGCGGAGCGGATGTTCGCCGAGCACGGTGTGTTCGCCGTCTCCAACCGGCAGGTCAGTGAGGCCGCCGGGCAGGGCAACAACGCCGCCGTCGGCTACCACTTCGGCACCAAGACCGACCTGCTGCGGGCGATCGTCCGCAAGCACGCGCGGCGGATCGACGAGCTGCGGCAGGCGATGCTGGCGGAGACCGGCGGCTCGGAGGACGTACGGGACTGGGTGGCCTGTCTCGTCCGCCCGAACACCGAGCACCTGGCCGAGCTGGCCGGCCCCACCTGGTTCGCGCGGTTCGCCGCCCAGGTGATGACCGATCCGGTGCTGCGCGAGATCATGATCGACGAGACGTTCGGGCCCACGGTCCAGCAGACCCTCGACGGGCTCAACCGGTGCCTGCCCGACCTGCCGCTGCCGGTACGCATCGAACGCGGCGAGATGGCCCGGCAGCTGCTGGTGCACACGCTCGCCGAACGGGAACGCGCACTCGCCGACAACACCCAGGCCACCCCCTCCACCTGGTCCGAGTACGCGAGCGGGCTCATCGACGCGATCACCGCCGTCTGGCTCGCGCCCGTGACCCCCCGCACCTCACGGAGCCGCTCCTGA